The DNA segment TTTATTAATTGCCGCGGGAGTTGCGTTATGGCGTAACTGGGATACGGTAAAAAGTAAATCTGTTCAATTATGGAACGGCATAAAAAATGCAGTTAGAGGACCAGCTAATGGGTTAATTGGATTTGCAAATGGGATTATCAGTGCTTATGAAAGAATGATTAACGGTGTAGCTGGAGCCATTAATAGAATTCCTTCAATTGACATCCCATCATGGGTGCCAGGGTTAGGCGGGAAATCGTTTGGAATTCCTAACATCCCAGAAATAAAATTACCTAAAATCCCATCTTTAGCGACTGGTGGTGTCGCTGAACATCCAATGCTTGCCATGATTGGAGATGCCGGAGTAGGAAACCCAGAGGTAGTCGCGCCAGAGCGAATGCTGCGCGATATATTTTCTAGTGAATTGTCTCGTCATGGTGGTGGACAAGCCGGATTTGATGTAAATGCACTTATAAATAAAGTATTAGACAAAATTGTTTTGGATAATCGGATTGAAATTGACGGTCATGAAATAATTCAAGCAACTGGAAAACCAATGATGAGATATATTGACGAGCAATCGAATGGTGCAGGACGTAGGAAGGGGCATGTAAGATGACATATGTAGCAATTAATGATTTTAAAATGAATGATTTATTAGATGTCAGACTGAATGTCGATGCCCCTGGACTATCCTCTACTCGTGATCGTATAGTCGTTATACCTGGCAGACATGGAGCAATAGATTTCGGAGCTGACCTTAGTGAAGGATATCATCCTATTCCTTGTGATATTCGAAAAAGAAACATGACGGAAGTGCAAAATGTTGTAAGGGAATTAAATCAACTACTTTTAGATCCATACGGAAACCCTAAAACAGTAAAATTAAGATATGGTTTTGAACCAGATAAATTTTATTTTGTTAGGTATTCTGGCGAATTGCCAATCTCTAGATTAGCAGTAAAAGGATCATTCACTTTGCCGTTTGTGGCGTACGATCCAAACGCTAAATTCGTAGTAAGCACTGAAGAGATTACATGGGATAGCGACGTTCCGTTCATGTCAGATGTAACTCTAGGTTCCGATTATGAGTTCGATATAAATAGTAACCAAACAATCGTAATCCATAACTTCGGTACAATGGTTGTAAAACCGACGGTTGTGATCGAAGGGTCAGCAACCTCTCTCGCTCTTTCCTTAAATGGGGAGAGTTTTTCTTTTGGTTCATTTAGCAATTCGACGATAGAAATCGTATCAGAAAAATTCAACGTTTATAAAGATGGAGATTATCAATTCTCTTTGATGGAAGGGAACATCGATAAATTAATTTTAATGCCAGGAACAAACGACGTCATTGTTTCTGGATCGAATTTAAATATAAAAATTACATTCAAGTTTCATGCGAAATATTTATAGGGTGGTGAAGATGTGAAAAACGTACCAAAATTACTACCTAAGGATACCCTGAAACAAGGATATCCAAAGATTAATATGGTTATTGATGAAGTAAATTATTTTCAAAAACAGATAGATCAAATTGTCGTTGAAGGGGATTCGAGTGTTGAAGCAGCACAAGCAAGGGTCAATGAAAGTGGTCAAACATTCCCAACTTTAAAGTCTAGACTAGATGCCAGTGATACATCGTTGGCACAAACAGCACAACAAACCGAACTAGAACAGAGGACTACGTTTTTAAGACCTAAAAGTGTCGAGTTCAATCATCAGATTATCAAACGACCTTTAGTGAGCTTTATTGACGATGACGGAAGATCGCCTGCTTATACTAGTCTGAAACCGTTATTTGATAGTAAAGGGGTTGTAGGTTCTGTTGCTATTGTCACCAAGTACATGAATGGAACTAGTTCGACATATATGCGAAAAAGCGAAGTACAACAATTAGCGAACGCAGGATGGGAAATTTTATCACATTCAGTTACTCATACACATCTTGATACAATGACAGAAGAGGATATAAAATTCGAAATAGAAGAATCAGCAAGAATATTGAGAGAAGATTTTGATGTTAAGGGATTTGTTTATCCATATGGTTCTATGACCAAGCCAATCATACACAAATATACAAAAGAAAATTACGATCATGCTTATGGTGGTTTTGGCAGGGCTAATGTTCCTGTAAGAAGTACAGCGATAGTACGGATTGTTCTTGGTGATAATAGAGACTTGACATTCGACTATTTTAAAAATCACATAGACCAATCTCAAAAAGATAACGCTTGGTTGGTTATATGCACACATTGTGGAACATGGACGGAAGCAGAGTATCAAATGGCATCGAATGTTATTGATTATATTAAATCCAAAGGAATAGAGATTGTTACACCGTCTGAAGGTTACAAGGTTTTTGGAAATGCTATAGAGAATTATAATGATGAAACAGGTCAATTCTATGTTGTGCCAAAAGTCGGAGGGGTTTACTCTGATAATATAAAAAATTCAATATCAATAGATTACTCGACAGGTTATACGGTGAATACTCCTATCTCTGAGTTTCCTAAAGATAAACTGACTGTCACAACTATATACAATTCGGACTCTGCTGCATTTCCAACTTCGTCTGGCGTACTGGAAACATTTAGAGGGCAAGATGACCAATTTTCCTATCAAATTTGGAGGGATATAAACCAACGTGATTTTTATATAAGAAGGTTTAGTGGTAGTTCGTGGAGTACATTTAACCGTTTTAGAAGAAGAGATTTAGTAACATTAACACACACAGTAACAGCGAGGAATATTAATGCACAAAGCACATCAGATGTTTTGATTACTGTACCGCAATTAGGTCATGGGTATGAGATTAGCGCTTACCCGCATGGTTCACTACAATCAGGTATTGTTTACAATGTAATGTATGCAAATTCCACCACAGTTAGGTTGAGACTTACTAACATCACATCTAATCCGATAGAAATGCCAGATAGGGATTGGACTGTTTTGGTCGGCAATACCCCTGTTTAATAAACAGTAGGAGGATACAGTTCATTAATTGAAAATAAAAAAAGAGGGTAAGTTTTACCCTCAAAGTAGTTTTTCAATATCATTTATTACAGTGGGTGCACTTCGATAAATACGTTTTAAAGTTTTAAGAACAGGCTGGTCTATTTCTTTAAAATAAAAATCCTTTTCAACACTACCTTTAAATACAGTACCTTCTGGTATAGTATTAGGGTTTTGGAAATCTATTGGTTGATCTCCATATGCTATTGGAACGGAATCACCTTCCGTAACTATAGTTAAATTACGAAATTGTGCACCTCCAGGCATGATCAAGTTATCAAAATGAGTATGAGTTTGACATGAATGAACACTCAAATAACGGTGCTTGTTATTATTTACTAATTCTTTTAAGTATTTTAACCATTTAGACCTTAGAGGAAATGGCTGATATTTTGCGAGAATATCAATTATTTCTTCTTTTTCTGCACTTAAATACTTAAAGCGATCGTTAATGTAGTTATCAAATTTGCTCTTTTCCTCTAAACAAGGAAAATATACACGTCCTTCTCTAAATGAATATTTGTCGGGTTCTCTTTCCTTTATTGCGTTGGCACAATATTCTAAGAAAATTTTATAAGCTGTATAATCAAGAGCTGAATTAATATTTTCGAGATACAGTTTAATTTTAACCCTGAGCAAAGGAGAGTCTACTCCTATCCTAATGTCCTGTTCATAAATGTGTTCAATTTCATGAAGTAATTGTTTTGATTGGTCAATTAATATTTTTGAATCTTCTAGTACCATTCTTCTCACCTCCATTCTAAAATGATATAATTATCATAACGGAAAAGAGGTGTAGAATGATGAATAAAATAGAAATAACTCAAATTTTCAATGAATTGTTAGAAGAATATCGTTTAAGCACTGAAACAGTTATCGATAATATGGGTAATTTAGATCATTCTTACCTAGAGGAAGAAATAAAGAACTTTAGAAGAAGATTTGAAGAAGCACTTAATGACTAGCGTCTATAACGCGAGCAACATAAAATTATGTAAGAGTCCTTCGGGGCTCTTTTATTTTGAAAGAAGGTGATAGTTTGTTAATCCTTCACACGATGAACGGTGTAACAAGGATTAATTTAGAAAGAGGATTTTTGATACAAATGTTGAATATAAAATTTATGAGGAATGAGGTGATTAAATGGAAAATTTTTTAGCCACAGTAGTTTTCTTACTGCCTGGGTTTTTAATGTATTTTTGGATTCAATCATTTGGTGTTAATCCAGTCGTAAAACATTCTTCCATAGAGTTGACAGCAATTTCAGCGTTGTTATGGTTACCAGTAACAGTTGCAACACTAACTTTATTAAACCTATCAATTTTGGTTATTAATAATATTCCAGTTTTAGAATTAATATGGACTTTAGAGGATTTACAAAGATTATCAGGCAATCTGATTTTTCTTTTGATTTTTCTATCACTAAGTGTACTTGTGAGTTTTGTTGTAAGTGTTTTTTATACTAAGTATATTTTTAAGTTTCAATTAAAGGTAATAAATAAAGTGAGAAATTGGAGAGGCGTTGCTGATCTCTCAAATACGTCTTCTGTATGGGAAGAAATCTTTTTGAAAAATGATACTATGGTCGTTGAAATTGGGAAAATAGACTCGGAAGATAAAAGTCAAATTGGATGCATTATGAAAGCGTCCAGACCATTTGAACCTGAACGCCATTTAGTTTTAGAAGATGTTGATTTTTTACTGATTTAGTTAAAAGACACGAAATACCTATTAAAAGGTCTTTTATTGATATAAAAACAAATATCTTTGTAAATGTGTTTGATCCAGAAGAAATAAAGCTTGCTCAACTAAAGGATATTGAAAATACTACTTCTTCTTTGGAGTAATAATTCGAGCTGAATTTTTATTAACTGAAGCCTGAGTTCTACGTGCAGTGTCAGATTTTACATTGTTTGAATTTCCTTGATTATTTACTTTTGACATAACGTTCATCCTTTCTTTGCTGGTGTCGTAGTACTCGGCGTTATTCTAGCGCTTTGTTTATTAATAGATCTAGTTTCTCTTGGTAAATCAACTCTAGCTGAAAACTTGTTAACCGATTCAGTTAAAGGTATAGTTTTTCTTTTTCACCCATGTTAATTTCTCCTTTCATGAAAAATAGTGTGGACAAACTATCATTCGACAAAAGGAGTTATTTTCCTTTTTTATAAGCAATATTTTGGAGGACTGTATTAATGACAACAATCAAAGACGTAGAAGCGGTACTTACTGAAATGAACAACAACAAAATAGCTCATTTATGGCTTAAAAACGACATTGTTAAAATGCAATTGGCCATCAGTTACGATGAATGTTTGAAGATGTGAACGGCGATTATATTTCTCTTTATGACCATATCGAGTATCATATCGACAACGCAAAAGAACTTAATATGCCTGTCGAATAATTTTACAAACATTTGTTCTTATTGATTATCACTTGTAGTAA comes from the Anaerobacillus sp. CMMVII genome and includes:
- a CDS encoding polysaccharide deacetylase family protein, coding for MKNVPKLLPKDTLKQGYPKINMVIDEVNYFQKQIDQIVVEGDSSVEAAQARVNESGQTFPTLKSRLDASDTSLAQTAQQTELEQRTTFLRPKSVEFNHQIIKRPLVSFIDDDGRSPAYTSLKPLFDSKGVVGSVAIVTKYMNGTSSTYMRKSEVQQLANAGWEILSHSVTHTHLDTMTEEDIKFEIEESARILREDFDVKGFVYPYGSMTKPIIHKYTKENYDHAYGGFGRANVPVRSTAIVRIVLGDNRDLTFDYFKNHIDQSQKDNAWLVICTHCGTWTEAEYQMASNVIDYIKSKGIEIVTPSEGYKVFGNAIENYNDETGQFYVVPKVGGVYSDNIKNSISIDYSTGYTVNTPISEFPKDKLTVTTIYNSDSAAFPTSSGVLETFRGQDDQFSYQIWRDINQRDFYIRRFSGSSWSTFNRFRRRDLVTLTHTVTARNINAQSTSDVLITVPQLGHGYEISAYPHGSLQSGIVYNVMYANSTTVRLRLTNITSNPIEMPDRDWTVLVGNTPV
- a CDS encoding phage tail family protein, whose amino-acid sequence is MTYVAINDFKMNDLLDVRLNVDAPGLSSTRDRIVVIPGRHGAIDFGADLSEGYHPIPCDIRKRNMTEVQNVVRELNQLLLDPYGNPKTVKLRYGFEPDKFYFVRYSGELPISRLAVKGSFTLPFVAYDPNAKFVVSTEEITWDSDVPFMSDVTLGSDYEFDINSNQTIVIHNFGTMVVKPTVVIEGSATSLALSLNGESFSFGSFSNSTIEIVSEKFNVYKDGDYQFSLMEGNIDKLILMPGTNDVIVSGSNLNIKITFKFHAKYL